A genomic segment from Nicotiana sylvestris chromosome 1, ASM39365v2, whole genome shotgun sequence encodes:
- the LOC138869784 gene encoding uncharacterized protein has translation MSAICALRIDKEFGYNSISTYMVEKLNLPYVEHIEPYMFGGVKVDKRVLLLFSIGRYEDAIWCDVIPMNNYHVLLGKPWYVYRRASYNIGKNRYSFEINGKKLILGPLTLSQICEDEKIVKENMEKYEREKNERSKRVHVDIPREKKGEVVLSEENGMSSEKKSELEGKEKRKGNEITKVCEVEREKYEGLSEEKEENFSERKEAKGEEKPHVERPSKRIGEAQEIVVYDMELPKCIAKLEPLHKRIQGEDVPLVNKSKYDDDILMHIKSLTVISKFKCKSNLLPFEIEYDIDDYAFQLGGKRHEIYQKRLYNELNIHYSLIQVPNEFSCDKLLECSGPYTVYCDASRIGLGAVLMQVGKVIAYASFQLKFNEKNYPVHYLELASIVHALKIWRHYPCGVSCEVFTDHKSLQYLFK, from the exons ATGTCTGCAATTTGTGCCCTTAGAATTGACAAAGAGTTTGGCTATAACTCAATTagcacttatatggttgagaaattgaacttgcctTATGTTGAGCATATTGAACCCTACATGTTTGGAGGAGTAAAAGtagataaaagagtgttattactattctctattggaaggtaTGAGGATGCAATCTGGTGTGATGTGATTCCCATGAATAATTATCATGTCTTGTTGGGAAAACCATGGTATGTTTACAGAAGAGCTTCATATAACATAGGaaaaaatagatactcttttgagattaacgggaagaaactcattcttggacctttgactctctcacaaatttgtgaagatgaaaagattgttaaagagaatatggaaaaatatgagagagaaaagaatgagaggAGTAAGAGAGTGCATGTCGACATCCCaagagagaaaaaaggagagGTTGTGTTGAGTGAAGAGAATGGGATGTCAAGTGAGAAAAAGAGTGAGCttgagggaaaagaaaagaggaaaggcAATGAGATAACAAAAGTATGTGAGGTAGAGAGAGAAAAATATGAGGGTTtgagtgaagaaaaagaagaaaactttaGTGAGAGAAAAGAGGCTAAGGGTGAGGAAAAA CCACATGTTGAAAGACCTTCTAAAAGGATAGGTGAGGCGCAAGAGATAGTG GTTTATGACATGGAGTTGCCTAAATGCATTGCTAAGTTGGAGccattgcataaaagaatacaaggTGAAGATGTTCCATTGGTAAACAAGTCCAAgtatg atgatgatattttgatgcatATCAAGTCATTAACTGTAATATCTAAGTTCAAGTGCAAGAGTAATTTGCTTCCTTTTGAAATTGAGTATGACATAGATGATTATGCAttccaacttggtggaaagaggcATGAAATTTATCAGAAGAGACTTTATAATGAGTTAAATATTCATTATTCTCTTATTCAAGTGCCTAATGAGTTTTCATGTGATAAATTGCTAGAAT gttcagggccatatacagtttattgtgatgcatctcgtattggacttggtgcggtattgatgcaggttggcaaggtcattgcttatgcttcatttcaattgaaatttaatgagaagaactatccggtccatTATTTAGAGTTAGCATCCATTGtacacgcattgaagatttggaggcattatccaTGTGGTGTGTcctgtgaggtgttcacggatcacaagagtttgcaatacttgttcaagtag